In the Malaya genurostris strain Urasoe2022 chromosome 1, Malgen_1.1, whole genome shotgun sequence genome, one interval contains:
- the LOC131429487 gene encoding S-phase kinase-associated protein 2 isoform X1 — protein MESKRKFKRKVVNGNPSAYKSKFFRFDVRNEQCERLLRNSFRSNNCLSQLGLGILVQEQQETAPVSDKTCAIMSNSNINCPKGRSPLANVSNQTKSNSCYSSANPTAGPIPNSNSETNLRKYVGFLNEETFFLYRRRPTKQTNCIDYFNRLSDEMMLQIFRWLPKKTLMRCSQVSKRFNRVSQDETLWTRLDLSCRSLREGALGRVISRGTVILRLAQTQISHPVFAMNSEEPQRLTKLQFLDLSMCSIELNTLHELLSNCKLLRKLSLENVPLNTKCCQDIVCNENLEALNLTMCEGLKDSDVTLLMQKLTKLHSLNISWTHLDRLSVEALVNNITPSLLRLNVAGCRQSMSDTLLEKLITRCPDLLELDLSDCTQLTSQTITLVCKLTKLEYLSLSRCYNINVTSYLQLSDMHSLLFLDVFGLLSEQAITMLQTSFPGVGINKFMHSSVARPTVGTRRTSIWGLRTRD, from the exons ATGGAATCCAAAAGGAAATTTAAGCGCAAGGTCGTGAATGGGAATCCGTCGGCATACAAGAG CAAATTTTTCCGATTTGACGTGCGTAATGAACAGTGCGAGCGCCTGCTAAGAAACAGTTTCCGATCAAACAACTGCCTGTCGCAGCTGGGACTGGGAATACTCGTGCAAGAGCAACAGGAAACTGCGCCGGTATCGGACAAAACGTGTGCCATAATGTCCAACAGTAACATCAATTGTCCTAAGGGGCGCAGTCCATTAGCCAATGtatcaaatcaaacaaaaagCAATAGTTGTTATTCTTCTGCTAATCCAACAGCAGGCCCGATTCCGAACAGCAACAGTGAAACCAATCTGAGAAAGTACGTTGGTTTTTTGAATGAAGAAACATTCTTCTTATATCGAAGACGACCGACAAAGCAAACAAATTGTATCGATTATTTTAATCGGCTATCAGACGAAATGATGCTCCAGATATTCCGTTGGTTGCCGAAGAAGACACTTATGCGATGCAGTCAGGTTTCCAAGCGCTTCAACCGAGTGTCTCAAGACGAGACCTTATGGACACGGTTAGATCTCTCCTGTAGATCCCTTCGTGAAGGTGCTCTCGGAAGAGTGATCTCTCGAGGAACTGTGATTTTGCGATTAGCACAGACACAAATATCTCATCCGGTGTTTGCGATGAATAGTGAAGAACCTCAACGTCTAACGAAGTTACAGTTTCTAGATCTAAGTATGTGTTCGATCGAGCTTAACACACTCCATGAATTGCTCTCTAACTGCAAACTTCTGCGGAAACTGAGTCTCGAAAACGTGCCACTAAATACAAAATGCTGTCAGGATATTGTTTGCAACGAAAATCTAGAAGCGCTCAATCTGACCATGTGCGAAGGCCTTAAAGATTCCGATGTGACCCTGCTGATGCAGAAACTGACTAAACTGCACAGTTTAAATATTTCTTGGACCCACCTCGACCGACTGTCGGTGGAAGCACTTGTGAACAACATAACGCCCTCATTGTTGCGACTAAATGTCGCTGGTTGTCGCCAATCGATGAGTGATACAT TACTAGAAAAACTGATAACTCGGTGCCCGGATTTACTCGAGCTGGATCTCTCTGACTGTACGCAGCTAACCTCGCAAACCATAACACTAGTTTGTAAGCTGACCAAGTTGGAATATCTGTCATTATCCCGCTGTTACAACATCAATGTCACTTCCTATTT GCAGCTGAGCGACATGCACTCGCTGCTGTTTTTAGATGTATTCGGGCTCTTGTCCGAACAAGCCATCACAATGCTGCAGACATCGTTCCCCGGCGTTGGAATCAACAAATTTATGCATAGTTCGGTAGCACGGCCAACCGTTGGCACCCGGAGAACCTCGATCTGGGGGCTCCGAACACGGGACTGA
- the LOC131429487 gene encoding S-phase kinase-associated protein 2 isoform X2, producing the protein MSNSNINCPKGRSPLANVSNQTKSNSCYSSANPTAGPIPNSNSETNLRKYVGFLNEETFFLYRRRPTKQTNCIDYFNRLSDEMMLQIFRWLPKKTLMRCSQVSKRFNRVSQDETLWTRLDLSCRSLREGALGRVISRGTVILRLAQTQISHPVFAMNSEEPQRLTKLQFLDLSMCSIELNTLHELLSNCKLLRKLSLENVPLNTKCCQDIVCNENLEALNLTMCEGLKDSDVTLLMQKLTKLHSLNISWTHLDRLSVEALVNNITPSLLRLNVAGCRQSMSDTLLEKLITRCPDLLELDLSDCTQLTSQTITLVCKLTKLEYLSLSRCYNINVTSYLQLSDMHSLLFLDVFGLLSEQAITMLQTSFPGVGINKFMHSSVARPTVGTRRTSIWGLRTRD; encoded by the exons ATGTCCAACAGTAACATCAATTGTCCTAAGGGGCGCAGTCCATTAGCCAATGtatcaaatcaaacaaaaagCAATAGTTGTTATTCTTCTGCTAATCCAACAGCAGGCCCGATTCCGAACAGCAACAGTGAAACCAATCTGAGAAAGTACGTTGGTTTTTTGAATGAAGAAACATTCTTCTTATATCGAAGACGACCGACAAAGCAAACAAATTGTATCGATTATTTTAATCGGCTATCAGACGAAATGATGCTCCAGATATTCCGTTGGTTGCCGAAGAAGACACTTATGCGATGCAGTCAGGTTTCCAAGCGCTTCAACCGAGTGTCTCAAGACGAGACCTTATGGACACGGTTAGATCTCTCCTGTAGATCCCTTCGTGAAGGTGCTCTCGGAAGAGTGATCTCTCGAGGAACTGTGATTTTGCGATTAGCACAGACACAAATATCTCATCCGGTGTTTGCGATGAATAGTGAAGAACCTCAACGTCTAACGAAGTTACAGTTTCTAGATCTAAGTATGTGTTCGATCGAGCTTAACACACTCCATGAATTGCTCTCTAACTGCAAACTTCTGCGGAAACTGAGTCTCGAAAACGTGCCACTAAATACAAAATGCTGTCAGGATATTGTTTGCAACGAAAATCTAGAAGCGCTCAATCTGACCATGTGCGAAGGCCTTAAAGATTCCGATGTGACCCTGCTGATGCAGAAACTGACTAAACTGCACAGTTTAAATATTTCTTGGACCCACCTCGACCGACTGTCGGTGGAAGCACTTGTGAACAACATAACGCCCTCATTGTTGCGACTAAATGTCGCTGGTTGTCGCCAATCGATGAGTGATACAT TACTAGAAAAACTGATAACTCGGTGCCCGGATTTACTCGAGCTGGATCTCTCTGACTGTACGCAGCTAACCTCGCAAACCATAACACTAGTTTGTAAGCTGACCAAGTTGGAATATCTGTCATTATCCCGCTGTTACAACATCAATGTCACTTCCTATTT GCAGCTGAGCGACATGCACTCGCTGCTGTTTTTAGATGTATTCGGGCTCTTGTCCGAACAAGCCATCACAATGCTGCAGACATCGTTCCCCGGCGTTGGAATCAACAAATTTATGCATAGTTCGGTAGCACGGCCAACCGTTGGCACCCGGAGAACCTCGATCTGGGGGCTCCGAACACGGGACTGA